Proteins encoded in a region of the Rutidosis leptorrhynchoides isolate AG116_Rl617_1_P2 chromosome 9, CSIRO_AGI_Rlap_v1, whole genome shotgun sequence genome:
- the LOC139868876 gene encoding probable (S)-N-methylcoclaurine 3'-hydroxylase isozyme 2, whose product MGTIFTMQHIITFLIPLPLLFFLFRIISNRRSSNKLKLPPGPYPWPIIGNILQIGIKNPHITFAEMAKVHGPLISLRIGQRILIVGSSSIAASEILKTHDHALSGRDVSILLRNKEPTFHNMNLVFTSECDDGWRYLRNIYKTELLSGVVLESRANIRESKVLEMVKYLTSKEGEDIIIKDVMFVTAMNILGNATLSIDLVDYEGNGVGAGIMDTVRRLVMIVAKPQLADMFPVLGEWDLQGWYKQVMHIIEHELGAIWVDSIQRKRDDRSSSSSKDFVDVLIEKGFTNRQINPVMEELFAAGTETTSLTIEWFVAELLKNQQVLKKTRDEVMKHINGDIVHESDLVRLPYLDACFKETLRLHPAGPLLIPRKATQTCEVMGYTIPKDSQILVNVWAINRDLSMWDDPLTFKPGRFIESNLSYKGNDFGYLPFGSGRRMCPGETMASKVILLTIANLILNFDWFVPDNVNPMEINMEEEMDIAMYKKEPLHVIFKLNKRFAN is encoded by the exons ATGGGAACAATATTCACAATGCAACATATAATCACTTTCTTGATTCCTTTGCCACTCCTTTTCTTCTTGTTTCGCATAATTTCGAATCGAAGATCATCAAATAAGCTCAAACTTCCACCCGGTCCGTACCCATGGCCAATCATAGGCAACATTTTACAAATCGGAATCAAAAATCCACACATTACTTTCGCCGAAATGGCCAAAGTCCACGGACCACTTATTTCACTTCGAATCGGTCAACGAATCCTGATCGTCGGATCATCATCTATTGCGGCTTCCGAGATTCTAAAGACCCATGACCACGCCCTTTCGGGCCGAGACGTTTCAATACTCCTTAGAAACAAAGAACCAACTTTTCACAATATGAATCTTGTATTTACGTCTGAATGTGATGATGGTTGGAGATACTTAAGAAACATCTATAAAACCGAACTTCTTTCGGGCGTGGTTTTAGAATCTCGGGCGAATATAAGGGAAAGTAAGGTTTTGGAGATGGTGAAGTATTTGACTTCAAAAGAAGGTGAAGATATTATTATAAAAGATGTTATGTTTGTAACTGCAATGAATATATTAGGTAATGCAACATTATCGATCGATTTGGTGGATTATGAAGGAAATGGTGTAGGGGCAGGTATTATGGATACTGTAAGAAGACTTGTTATGATTGTTGCGAAGCCGCAGTTGGCGGATATGTTTCCGGTATTGGGTGAATGGGATTTGCAAGGTTGGTATAAACAGGTTATGCATATTATTGAACATGAGCTTGGTGCTATTTGGGTGGATAGTATACAACGGAAAAGAGATGATAGAAGTAGTTCAAGTTCAAAAGATTTTGTTGATGTTTTGATCGAAAAGGGCTTCACGAATCGACAGATTAATCCTGTTATGGAG GAGCTATTTGCTGCAGGCACTGAAACTACAAGTTTGACCATTGAATGGTTTGTTGCAGAGCTTCTAAAAAACCAACAAGTTCTTAAAAAAACTAGGGATGAAGTTATGAAACATATAAACGGAGACATTGTACATGAGTCGGATCTAGTCCGTCTTCCTTACTTAGACGCTTGTTTCAAGGAAACATTAAGATTGCATCCTGCAGGACCACTTCTAATACCGCGTAAAGCTACTCAAACATGTGAGGTAATGGGTTACACCATTCCTAAAGATAGTCAAATACTAGTTAACGTGTGGGCGATTAATCGTGATCTAAGTATGTGGGATGATCCTTTGACTTTCAAACCAGGAAGGTTTATCGAATCAAATTTGAGTTACAAAGGGAATGATTTTGGGTATTTACCATTTGGTTCGGGAAGAAGAATGTGTCCTGGAGAAACTATGGCTTCTAAGGTAATCCTTCTTACGATCGCTAATTTGATTCTGAATTTTGATTGGTTCGTTCCGGATAACGTAAACCCTATGGAGATTAATATGGAAGAGGAAATGGATATTGCAATGTACAAGAAGGAACCACTCCATGTAATCTTCAAGCTCAATAAGCGTTTTGCAAATTAA
- the LOC139867250 gene encoding pollen-specific protein C13-like, producing MGKGVVMLMTLAICVLLPSVINGGRPMSRPFVLQGRVYCDTCRAGFETSATTYIPRATVRVECKDKEQNLVYSKEGTTDATGTYHILVNEDHGEETCDVALVSSPMGDCMTADPGRERARVVLTSYNGIVSNTRFANAMGFMKDEIMSGCTTLLQSLMEEED from the exons ATGGGAAAAGGAGTGGTAATGTTGATGACGTTAGCAATATGCGTGCTACTACCGTCAGTAATTAACGGTGGTCGTCCGATGTCACGTCCGTTTGTTTTACAAGGAAGAGTTTACTGCGATACTTGCCGTGCTGGTTTTGAAACCTCTGCTACTACTTACATTCCCC GTGCTACGGTTAGAGTTGAGTGCAAGGACAAAGAACAGAATCTCGTGTATAGCAAGGAGGGAACAACTGATGCTACTGGAACGTACCACATTCTTGTAAACGAAGACCATGGAGAGGAAACATGTGATGTTGCTCTAGTCAGCAGCCCGATGGGCGATTGCATGACGGCTGACCCAGGACGTGAACGGGCTCGTGTTGTGCTCACCAGTTACAACGGAATTGTTTCTAACACTCGTTTTGCAAATGCCATGGGGTTCATGAAGGATGAGATCATGTCTGGTTGCACAACACTTTTGCAATCACTCATGGAAGAAGAGGATTAG
- the LOC139866874 gene encoding SEC12-like protein 2, producing the protein MGDNCKKYGVPFYGVSFVPQNALKSSDDTDPKEQHQGSGNGSQYVIFSGGGGEGRSGIPNALVVSRFDSASNSLSDEPVEKHGTGDDLPYRMAVHPGGEGVICSLSKSCRWYEWNVTENEGIKCLSLKQSEKVLERLEDVGQQLAVTFSHDGSLLAVGGEDGTLRVFKWPNMELVLDAPKAHTSVKNLDFSPDGKFLVSVGSGLGRVWDISSSLAKTSLPKENDEIFGYCRFSQDSKNDQILYVTAIRDRGGSIVKWNTTNWKRISSKYVVRDSISAFNVSNDGKLLAIGTNEGDVLILNSSSMKVHTTIKKAHLGLVTSLAFSSDSRALASVSLDASARVTLIKETTKNAGVNIWVILLILLLAAALYYAKTEGYLI; encoded by the exons ATGGGAGATAATTGCAAGAAGTATGGAGTTCCTTTTTATGGTGTTTCATTTGTACCACAAAATGCACTTAAATCATCTGATGATACTGATCCTAAGGAACAACATCAAGGTTCTGGAAATGGATCGCAGTATGTGATTTTCTCCGGTGGCGGTGGTGAAGGTCGAAGTGGCATCCCTAACGCTCTCGTCGTCTCGCGTTTCGATTCTGCGTCGAATTCGCTATCTGATGAGCCT GTGGAAAAACATGGAACTGGTGATGATCTGCCCTACAGAATGGCTGTTCACCCTGGAGGAGAAGGTGTAATATGTTCATTGTCAAAAAGTTGCAG atGGTATGAATGGAATGTAACCGAGAATGAAGGTATTAAGTGTCTGAGTCTAAAGCAATCTGAGAAAGTACTCGAGCGATTGGAAGATGTCGGACAACAATTAGCAGTTACTTTTAGCCATGATGGTTCTCTACTTGCAGTTGGTGGTGAG GATGGTACATTGAGGGTGTTCAAGTGGCCTAACATGGAATTAGTTCTTGATGCACCCAAAGCTCATACATCTGTGAAGAATTTAGATTTCAG TCCTGATGGGAAATTTCTTGTCTCGGTTGGAAGTGGGCTGGGCAGGGTCTGGGATATCTCATCATCATTAGCCAAAACCTCTTTACCGAAAGAAAAT GATGAAATATTTGGATATTGTAGATTCTCACAAGATAGCAAGAATGATCAAATTCTGTACGTCACTGCAATCCGAG ATCGGGGAGGGAGTATTGTGAAGTGGAACACCACAAATTGGAAACGGATAAGCTCAAAGTATGTTGTGCGCGATTCGATTTCCGCATTTAATGTATCAAATGACGGAAAGCTTCTTGCTAT TGGTACAAATGAAGGAGACGTTCTTATATTGAATTCAAGTAGCATGAAGGTACATACTACAATCAAAAAAGCACATCTGGGACTCGTCACATCACTAGCATTCTCAAGTGATTCAAG GGCTTTGGCTTCCGTGTCTTTAGATGCCAGTGCTCGAGTGACACTAATAAAAGAAACAACCAAAAACG CAGGAGTGAACATATGGGTCATACTGCTTATTTTGTTACTTGCAGCAGCTTTATATTATGCCAAAACTGAAGGTTATCTTATTTAG